A single genomic interval of Lathyrus oleraceus cultivar Zhongwan6 chromosome 7, CAAS_Psat_ZW6_1.0, whole genome shotgun sequence harbors:
- the LOC127108472 gene encoding adagio protein 3, whose translation MAMARDKEDEEEVQNQNQKGGKRLKCMNMMKNEQENRVVDEEDESELPLKPEFFLYPTTPTSFVVSDALESDFPIIYVNKVFEISTGYRAHEALGRNCRFLQYRDPRAQRRHPLVDPVVVSEIRRCLEEGIEFQGELLNFRKDGTPLVNRLRLTPIHDDDGIVTHVIGIQIYSEANLDLNHISYPVYRETCIQDFDKNSKYSPKSGRLLYSPQQQQRREMCGILQLSDEVLAHNILSRLTPRDVASIGSVCRRIRLLTKNEHVRKMVCQNAWGKEVTGTLELMTKKLGWGRLSRELTTLEAVCWKKVTVGGGVEPSRCNFSTCAAGNRLVLFGGEGVDMQPMDDTFVLNLDAKNPEWERVIVKASPPGRWGHTLSCLNSSWLVVFGGCGRQGLLNDVFVLDLDAQQPTWKEVFGGAPPLPRSWHSSCTIEGSKLVVSGGCTDAGVLSDTYLLDLTIDNPTWREIPTPWTPPSRLGHSLSVYGRTKILMFGGLAKSGHLRLRSGDAYTIDLEAEQPQWRQLECSAFTGLANQNAVVPPPRLDHVAVSMPCGRVIIFGGSIAGLHSPSQLFLLDPSEEKPSWRILNVPGQPPKFAWGHSTCVVGGTRVLVLGGHTGEEWVLNELHELCLASRQDSDM comes from the exons ATGGCTATGGCAAGAGataaagaagatgaagaagaggTACAGAATCAAAATCAAAAGGGTGGGAAGAGGTTGAAAtgcatgaacatgatgaagaatgaacaagaaAACCGAgttgttgatgaagaagatgaaagTGAACTTCCATTGAAACCAGAGTTTTTCTTGTACCCAACAACTCCAACTTCCTTTGTTGTTTCAGATGCACTTGAATCTGATTTTCCAATCATTTATGTCAACAAAGTGTTTGAAATTTCAACTGGGTATCGTGCTCATGAAGCCCTTGGTCGTAACTG CCGGTTCTTACAGTATAGAGATCCTCGAGCTCAGAGGCGGCATCCTTTGGTGGATCCGGTTGTGGTGTCGGAGATTAGAAGATGTCTTGAGGAAGGTATTGAGTTCCAAGGTGAACTTTTGAATTTCAGGAAGGATGGTACTCCATTAGTGAACAGACTCAGGCTTACACCGATTCATGATGACGATGGAATTGTCACACATGTGATAGGTATTCAAATCTATTCGGAGGCGAACCTTGATCTTAACCATATTTCGTATCCGGTTTATAGAGAGACTTGTATTCAAGATTTTGATAAAAATAGTAAATATTCTCCCAAGAGTGGAAGATTATTGTACAGTCCGCAGCAGCAGCAGCGCCGAGAGATGTGTGGTATTCTTCAGCTTTCTGATGAAGTATTGGCGCATAATATTTTATCGCGGTTGACACCGAGGGATGTTGCATCGATCGGTTCTGTTTGCAGGAGGATACGCTTATTAACGAAGAACGAGCATGTTAGGAAGATGGTTTGTCAAAATGCTTGGGGAAAAGAAGTGACGGGTACATTGGAACTGATGACCAAGAAGTTAGGATGGGGTCGATTATCTCGAGAGCTTACTACTCTCGAGGCAGTTTGTTGGAAGAAAGTGACAGTTGGAGGCGGAGTCGAGCCTTCCCGTTGCAATTTCAGCACTTGTGCTGCAGGAAATAGGCTTGTATTGTTTGGAGGTGAAGGAGTTGATATGCAGCCTATGGATGATACTTTTGTTCTAAACCTCGACGCTAAAAATCCAGAATGGGAAAGGGTTATCGTGAAAGCATCCCCGCCCGGACGGTGGGGTCACACACTATCTTGCTTAAATAGTTCTTGGCTAGTGGTTTTCGGTGGATGCGGTAGGCAAGGTTTGCTCAATGATGTGTTTGTGCTTGACTTGGATGCTCAACAACCAACATGGAAGGAAGTCTTCGGCGGAGCACCACCTCTTCCGAGATCATGGCACAGTTCTTGCACAATTGAAGGCTCCAAATTGGTGGTCTCGGGCGGTTGCACGGATGCCGGAGTGCTTAGCGACACGTATTTACTTGATCTAACAATAGACAATCCTACATGGAGAGAAATTCCAACTCCATGGACTCCGCCTTCTAGGTTAGGACACTCGCTATCGGTCTATGGTAGGACAAAGATTCTCATGTTTGGTGGACTTGCCAAGAGTGGACACTTAAGGTTAAGATCAGGTGATGCTTATACAATTGATTTAGAAGCTGAACAACCACAATGGAGGCAACTAGAATGTAGTGCATTCACTGGTTTAGCGAATCAAAACGCTGTTGTACCTCCTCCTAGACTAGATCATGTTGCTGTAAGCATGCCTTGTGGGAGGGTCATTATATTTGGAGGTTCCATTGCAGGTCTTCACTCGCCGTCTCAGCTATTTCTATTGGACCCTTCAGAAGAGAAACCGTCATGGAGGATCCTCAATGTTCCGGGGCAACCACCTAAGTTTGCTTGGGGTCATAGCACTTGTGTGGTTGGAGGGACTAGGGTTTTGGTGTTGGGTGGACATACCGGTGAGGAATGGGTACTCAACGAGTTGCACGAGTTATGCCTGGCAAGTCGACAGGACTCTGACATGTAA